The proteins below come from a single Strix uralensis isolate ZFMK-TIS-50842 chromosome 8, bStrUra1, whole genome shotgun sequence genomic window:
- the MSH4 gene encoding mutS protein homolog 4 isoform X1: MLYCCLKEQTLSLCSCHPFIVCNCIFIMKPVACPASVFPIVSYMAVLVAAASPLLLFSAAPRSASGPRAQCWRERRAHAREGGGCRHFEGGGGGGCGRRGAAGACPGLAAMLRASSGADAWRRADASESYTGRSSSTVGLGGRAEQTPRYTLGLLQTPRSTADSTGDFSSGGARPGSSSGEGLAPSRAAGGSRAQPPVSGRGESYFGDRSSCVENASTLNVTSSSVQGLNSTCVGKTPVSCGRSVCRSHTPLMGYSVTSSSAVSSHTVASVIVAVVEGRGLARGEVGMASIDLKNPEVILSQFADNTTYAKVITKLKILTPLEIIMSNTACDAGNTTKLFSLITEHFKNVTFTTVQRKYFNETKGLEYIEQLCASEFSTIFMEVQSKYYCLAAAAALLKYVEFIQNSVYAPKSLKVRFQGSEKTAMIDSSSAQNLELVINNRDSRNGHTLFGVLNYTKTPGGSRRLRSNILEPLVDAETINTRLDCVQELLQDEELFFGLQSVISKFLDTEQLLSVLVQIPKQDTVKTAESKITNLIYLKHTLELVEPLKAALSSCNTPLLKAYYNSLEDTRFGIILEKITTVINDDTRYTKGCLSMRTQKCYAVKPNINEFLDIARRTYTEIVDDIAGMITQLAEKYNLPMKTSFSSARGFFIQMNADCATLPNGQLPSEFTKITKMKNTYSFTSADLIKMNERCQESLREIYHMTYLVVCKLLNEIYEHIHCLYKLSDIVSMLDMLLSFAHACTLSDYVRPEFTDTLAIKQGWHPILEKIAVEKPVSNNTYLTGGNNFVIITGPNMSGKSTYLKQIALCQIMAQIGSYVPAEYCSFRIAEQIFTRIGMDDDIETNASTFMKEMKEITYIIQNANDKSLIIIDELGRGTSAEEGIGICYAACEYLLNLKAFTLFATHFLELCHIDALYPNVENHHFEVQHVRSSAGNKEKIAYTYTLSRGYTEEKNYGLKAAEVSSLPSSVILDAKEITNRIAKQILHRQKSTPEMMKQRAVYHLAMRLVQTARNSRLDPDSLRIYLKGLKKKYEASCPAPGQNGEQQ, translated from the exons ATGCTTTACTGCTGTTTGAAAGAGCAGACCCTGTCGTTGTGTTCCTGTCACCCCTTTATTGTCTGTAATTGCATATTTATAATGAAACCTGTTGCCTGCCCAGCATCTGTATTTCCTATTGTATCCTACATGGCTGTGCTGGTAGCGGCAGCTTCACCGTTGCTTTTGTTTAGCGCCGCCCCCCGCTCCGCCTCAGGGCCCCGCGCGCAGTGTTGGCGGGAGAGGCGCGCACATGCGCGGGAGGGCGGCGGGTGCCGCCATTttgagggaggcggcggggggggctgcggtCGCCGCGGCGCAGCTggtgcctgccctgggctggcGGCGATGCTGAGGGCGAGCAGCGGGGCGGACGCATGGAGGCGGGCGGACGCCTCAGAGTCCTATACGGGCCGCAGCTCCTCCACGGTGGGGTTGGGCGGCCGGGCGGAGCAGACGCCCCGCTATACCCTTGGGCTGCTGCAGACGCCGCGCAGCACGGCCGACAGCACCGGCGACTTCTCCAGCGGCGGGGCGAGGCCGGGTAGCTCCAGCGGGGAAGGGCTCGCTCCCAGCCGGGCTGCCGGTGGTAGCAGGGCGCAGCCGCCGGTTTCCGGAAGAGGAG aaTCATATTTTGGGGACAGAAGTTCTTGTGTAGAGAATGCTAGCACATTGAATGTCACGAGCTCTTCTGTGCAAGGCCTGAATAGCACATGTGTAGGAAAAACACCTGTCTCTTGTGGTAGATCTGTTTGCAGAAGCCATACCCCTCTTATGGGGTATTCAG TTACATCCTCATCTGCAGTCTCTTCTCATACTGTTGCGTCGGTTATTGTAGCCGTAGTAGAAGGAAGAGGCCTTGCCAGAGGTGAAGTAGGAATGGCCAGTATTGACTTAAAAAATCCTGAGGTGATTTTATCACAATTTGCAGACAATACAACTTATGCCAAG GTTATTACTAAACTCAAGATTTTAACACCACTAGAAATAATAATGTCAAACACTGCTTGTGATGCAGGCAACACAACGAAATTGTTCAGTCTGATAACGGAACATTTCAAG AATGTGACTTTTACAACTGTccaaagaaaatacttcaatGAAACCAAGGGTTTGGAATACATAGAACAATTGTGTGCGTCTGAATTCAGCACAATTTTCATGGAGGTTCAGTCAAA GTATTACTGtcttgcagctgctgcagctttgcTAAAATATGTGGAATTTATTCAAAATTCAGTTTATGCTCCTAAATCACTCAAGGTGCGTTTCCAGGGGAGTGAGAAAACAGCTATGATAGATTCATCATCAGCGCAAAATCTTGAACTAGTAATTAATAACAGAGATTCTCG gaatGGCCACACGCTTTTTGGTGTCCTAAATTACACTAAAACTCCAGGTGGAAGTCGAAGACTTAGATCCAATATCCTGGAGCCACTAGTTGATGCTGAAACAATTAATACAAGACTGGACTGTGTTCAGGAATTACTCCAGGATGAGGAGCTCTTTTTTGGTCTTCAATCAG ttaTCTCAAAATTCCTGGATACAGAACAACTACTTTCAGTTTTGGTACAAATTCCAAAGCAGGATACA GTTAAAACTGCTGAAtcaaaaataactaatttaatCTACCTGAAGCATACTCTAGAACTTGTGGAGCCTCTAAAA GCTGCTTTAAGTAGCTGTAACACACCGCTGCTAAAGGCTTATTACAATTCTCTTGAAGATACAAG ATTTGGAATAATACTTGAAAAGATTACAACTGTAATTAATGATGATACAAGGTACACAAAAGGATGTCTGAGTATGAGGACCCAGAAATGCTATGCTGTTAAGCCTAACATCAATGAATTCCTTGACATAGCTCGTAGAACATACACAGAAATTGTTGATGACATAGCAG GTATGATAACACAGCTCGCAGAAAAGTACAACCTACCAATGAAAACAAGTTTCAGCTCTGCCCGTGGATTTTTTATCCAGATGAATGCTGATTGTGCAACATTACCCAATGGCCAACTTCCTTCAGAATTTACAAAG ATCactaaaatgaaaaacacatataGCTTCACTTCAGCAGacttaataaaaatgaatgagaGATGTCAGGAGTCTCTGAGAGAAATATATCACATGACCTACTT AGTAGTGTGTAAACTACTGAACGAGATCTATGAACACATCCATTGCCTGTACAAGCTGTCTGACATTGTGTCAATGCTGGATATGCTGCTTTCGTTTGCCCATGCCTGCACTCTTTCTGATTATG TTCGTCCAGAATTTACGGATACTTTAGCGATCAAGCAGGGATGGCATCCCATTCTTGAAAAGATAGCTGTGGAAAAACCTGTGTCTAACAACACGTATCTGACAGGGGGTAACAATTTTGTCATTATTACAGGACCAAATATGAGTGGAAAGTCAACATATCTAAAACAGATAGCTCTCTGTCAAATTATGGCACAGATTG GTTCTTATGTCCCAGCAGAGTATTGTTCTTTTCGAATTGCAGAGCAAATTTTTACCAGAATAGGTATGGATGATGATATAGAAACAAATGCATCAACATTcatgaaggaaatgaaagag aTAACATACATCATACAAAATGCTAATGACAAATCACTCATCATAATTGATGAACTGGGTAGAGGTACCAGTGCTGAAGAAGGTATTGGCATTTGTTACGCTGCTTGTGAATATCTGTTGAATTTAAAG GCATTTACATTGTTTGCTACACATTTCCTGGAATTGTGTCATATAGATGCTTTGTATCCCAATGTGGAAAATCACCATTTTGAAGTGCAACATGTGAGAAGCAGTGCTGGAAATAAGGAGAAAATTGCTTACACTTACACACTCTCTAGAGGATATACAGAGGAAAAGAACTACG GATTAAAAGCTGCAGAAGTTTCCTCCCTACCATCATCTGTAATTTTGGATGCAAAGGAAATCACAAATCGTATTGCAAAACAAATTTTG CACAGGCAGAAGAGTACTCCTGAGATGATGAAACAGAGAGCTGTATACCATTTAGCAATGAGATTGGTTCAGACTGCCAGAAATTCTCGACTGGATCCCGACAGTTTGCGTATATATTTGAAAGGCTTGAAGAAAAAGTATGAAGCCAGTTGTCCTGCACCCGGTCAAAATGGTGAGCAACAGTGA
- the MSH4 gene encoding mutS protein homolog 4 isoform X4 produces the protein MLYCCLKEQTLSLCSCHPFIVCNCIFIMKPVACPASVFPIVSYMAVLVAAASPLLLFSAAPRSASGPRAQCWRERRAHAREGGGCRHFEGGGGGGCGRRGAAGACPGLAAMLRASSGADAWRRADASESYTGRSSSTVGLGGRAEQTPRYTLGLLQTPRSTADSTGDFSSGGARPGSSSGEGLAPSRAAGGSRAQPPVSGRGESYFGDRSSCVENASTLNVTSSSVQGLNSTCVGKTPVSCGRSVCRSHTPLMGYSVTSSSAVSSHTVASVIVAVVEGRGLARGEVGMASIDLKNPEVILSQFADNTTYAKVITKLKILTPLEIIMSNTACDAGNTTKLFSLITEHFKNVTFTTVQRKYFNETKGLEYIEQLCASEFSTIFMEVQSKYYCLAAAAALLKYVEFIQNSVYAPKSLKVRFQGSEKTAMIDSSSAQNLELVINNRDSRNGHTLFGVLNYTKTPGGSRRLRSNILEPLVDAETINTRLDCVQELLQDEELFFGLQSVISKFLDTEQLLSVLVQIPKQDTVKTAESKITNLIYLKHTLELVEPLKAALSSCNTPLLKAYYNSLEDTRFGIILEKITTVINDDTRYTKGCLSMRTQKCYAVKPNINEFLDIARRTYTEIVDDIAGMITQLAEKYNLPMKTSFSSARGFFIQMNADCATLPNGQLPSEFTKITKMKNTYSFTSADLIKMNERCQESLREIYHMTYLVVCKLLNEIYEHIHCLYKLSDIVSMLDMLLSFAHACTLSDYVRPEFTDTLAIKQGWHPILEKIAVEKPVSNNTYLTGGNNFVIITGPNMSGKSTYLKQIALCQIMAQIGSYVPAEYCSFRIAEQIFTRIGMDDDIETNASTFMKEMKEITYIIQNANDKSLIIIDELGRGTSAEEGIGICYAACEYLLNLKAFTLFATHFLELCHIDALYPNVENHHFEVQHVRSSAGNKEKIAYTYTLSRGYTEEKNYGLKAAEVSSLPSSVILDAKEITNRIAKQILNSTGRRVLLR, from the exons ATGCTTTACTGCTGTTTGAAAGAGCAGACCCTGTCGTTGTGTTCCTGTCACCCCTTTATTGTCTGTAATTGCATATTTATAATGAAACCTGTTGCCTGCCCAGCATCTGTATTTCCTATTGTATCCTACATGGCTGTGCTGGTAGCGGCAGCTTCACCGTTGCTTTTGTTTAGCGCCGCCCCCCGCTCCGCCTCAGGGCCCCGCGCGCAGTGTTGGCGGGAGAGGCGCGCACATGCGCGGGAGGGCGGCGGGTGCCGCCATTttgagggaggcggcggggggggctgcggtCGCCGCGGCGCAGCTggtgcctgccctgggctggcGGCGATGCTGAGGGCGAGCAGCGGGGCGGACGCATGGAGGCGGGCGGACGCCTCAGAGTCCTATACGGGCCGCAGCTCCTCCACGGTGGGGTTGGGCGGCCGGGCGGAGCAGACGCCCCGCTATACCCTTGGGCTGCTGCAGACGCCGCGCAGCACGGCCGACAGCACCGGCGACTTCTCCAGCGGCGGGGCGAGGCCGGGTAGCTCCAGCGGGGAAGGGCTCGCTCCCAGCCGGGCTGCCGGTGGTAGCAGGGCGCAGCCGCCGGTTTCCGGAAGAGGAG aaTCATATTTTGGGGACAGAAGTTCTTGTGTAGAGAATGCTAGCACATTGAATGTCACGAGCTCTTCTGTGCAAGGCCTGAATAGCACATGTGTAGGAAAAACACCTGTCTCTTGTGGTAGATCTGTTTGCAGAAGCCATACCCCTCTTATGGGGTATTCAG TTACATCCTCATCTGCAGTCTCTTCTCATACTGTTGCGTCGGTTATTGTAGCCGTAGTAGAAGGAAGAGGCCTTGCCAGAGGTGAAGTAGGAATGGCCAGTATTGACTTAAAAAATCCTGAGGTGATTTTATCACAATTTGCAGACAATACAACTTATGCCAAG GTTATTACTAAACTCAAGATTTTAACACCACTAGAAATAATAATGTCAAACACTGCTTGTGATGCAGGCAACACAACGAAATTGTTCAGTCTGATAACGGAACATTTCAAG AATGTGACTTTTACAACTGTccaaagaaaatacttcaatGAAACCAAGGGTTTGGAATACATAGAACAATTGTGTGCGTCTGAATTCAGCACAATTTTCATGGAGGTTCAGTCAAA GTATTACTGtcttgcagctgctgcagctttgcTAAAATATGTGGAATTTATTCAAAATTCAGTTTATGCTCCTAAATCACTCAAGGTGCGTTTCCAGGGGAGTGAGAAAACAGCTATGATAGATTCATCATCAGCGCAAAATCTTGAACTAGTAATTAATAACAGAGATTCTCG gaatGGCCACACGCTTTTTGGTGTCCTAAATTACACTAAAACTCCAGGTGGAAGTCGAAGACTTAGATCCAATATCCTGGAGCCACTAGTTGATGCTGAAACAATTAATACAAGACTGGACTGTGTTCAGGAATTACTCCAGGATGAGGAGCTCTTTTTTGGTCTTCAATCAG ttaTCTCAAAATTCCTGGATACAGAACAACTACTTTCAGTTTTGGTACAAATTCCAAAGCAGGATACA GTTAAAACTGCTGAAtcaaaaataactaatttaatCTACCTGAAGCATACTCTAGAACTTGTGGAGCCTCTAAAA GCTGCTTTAAGTAGCTGTAACACACCGCTGCTAAAGGCTTATTACAATTCTCTTGAAGATACAAG ATTTGGAATAATACTTGAAAAGATTACAACTGTAATTAATGATGATACAAGGTACACAAAAGGATGTCTGAGTATGAGGACCCAGAAATGCTATGCTGTTAAGCCTAACATCAATGAATTCCTTGACATAGCTCGTAGAACATACACAGAAATTGTTGATGACATAGCAG GTATGATAACACAGCTCGCAGAAAAGTACAACCTACCAATGAAAACAAGTTTCAGCTCTGCCCGTGGATTTTTTATCCAGATGAATGCTGATTGTGCAACATTACCCAATGGCCAACTTCCTTCAGAATTTACAAAG ATCactaaaatgaaaaacacatataGCTTCACTTCAGCAGacttaataaaaatgaatgagaGATGTCAGGAGTCTCTGAGAGAAATATATCACATGACCTACTT AGTAGTGTGTAAACTACTGAACGAGATCTATGAACACATCCATTGCCTGTACAAGCTGTCTGACATTGTGTCAATGCTGGATATGCTGCTTTCGTTTGCCCATGCCTGCACTCTTTCTGATTATG TTCGTCCAGAATTTACGGATACTTTAGCGATCAAGCAGGGATGGCATCCCATTCTTGAAAAGATAGCTGTGGAAAAACCTGTGTCTAACAACACGTATCTGACAGGGGGTAACAATTTTGTCATTATTACAGGACCAAATATGAGTGGAAAGTCAACATATCTAAAACAGATAGCTCTCTGTCAAATTATGGCACAGATTG GTTCTTATGTCCCAGCAGAGTATTGTTCTTTTCGAATTGCAGAGCAAATTTTTACCAGAATAGGTATGGATGATGATATAGAAACAAATGCATCAACATTcatgaaggaaatgaaagag aTAACATACATCATACAAAATGCTAATGACAAATCACTCATCATAATTGATGAACTGGGTAGAGGTACCAGTGCTGAAGAAGGTATTGGCATTTGTTACGCTGCTTGTGAATATCTGTTGAATTTAAAG GCATTTACATTGTTTGCTACACATTTCCTGGAATTGTGTCATATAGATGCTTTGTATCCCAATGTGGAAAATCACCATTTTGAAGTGCAACATGTGAGAAGCAGTGCTGGAAATAAGGAGAAAATTGCTTACACTTACACACTCTCTAGAGGATATACAGAGGAAAAGAACTACG GATTAAAAGCTGCAGAAGTTTCCTCCCTACCATCATCTGTAATTTTGGATGCAAAGGAAATCACAAATCGTATTGCAAAACAAATTTTG AACAGCACAGGCAGAAGAGTACTCCTGAGATGA
- the MSH4 gene encoding mutS protein homolog 4 isoform X7 → MLYCCLKEQTLSLCSCHPFIVCNCIFIMKPVACPASVFPIVSYMAVLVAAASPLLLFSAAPRSASGPRAQCWRERRAHAREGGGCRHFEGGGGGGCGRRGAAGACPGLAAMLRASSGADAWRRADASESYTGRSSSTVGLGGRAEQTPRYTLGLLQTPRSTADSTGDFSSGGARPGSSSGEGLAPSRAAGGSRAQPPVSGRGESYFGDRSSCVENASTLNVTSSSVQGLNSTCVGKTPVSCGRSVCRSHTPLMGYSVTSSSAVSSHTVASVIVAVVEGRGLARGEVGMASIDLKNPEVILSQFADNTTYAKVITKLKILTPLEIIMSNTACDAGNTTKLFSLITEHFKNVTFTTVQRKYFNETKGLEYIEQLCASEFSTIFMEVQSKYYCLAAAAALLKYVEFIQNSVYAPKSLKVRFQGSEKTAMIDSSSAQNLELVINNRDSRNGHTLFGVLNYTKTPGGSRRLRSNILEPLVDAETINTRLDCVQELLQDEELFFGLQSVISKFLDTEQLLSVLVQIPKQDTVKTAESKITNLIYLKHTLELVEPLKAALSSCNTPLLKAYYNSLEDTRFGIILEKITTVINDDTRYTKGCLSMRTQKCYAVKPNINEFLDIARRTYTEIVDDIAGMITQLAEKYNLPMKTSFSSARGFFIQMNADCATLPNGQLPSEFTKITKMKNTYSFTSADLIKMNERCQESLREIYHMTYLVVCKLLNEIYEHIHCLYKLSDIVSMLDMLLSFAHACTLSDYVRPEFTDTLAIKQGWHPILEKIAVEKPVSNNTYLTGGNNFVIITGPNMSGKSTYLKQIALCQIMAQIGSYVPAEYCSFRIAEQIFTRIGMDDDIETNASTFMKEMKEITYIIQNANDKSLIIIDELGRGTSAEEGIGICYAACEYLLNLKAFTLFATHFLELCHIDALYPNVENHHFEVQHVRSSAGNKEKIAYTYTLSRGYTEEKNYAQAEEYS, encoded by the exons ATGCTTTACTGCTGTTTGAAAGAGCAGACCCTGTCGTTGTGTTCCTGTCACCCCTTTATTGTCTGTAATTGCATATTTATAATGAAACCTGTTGCCTGCCCAGCATCTGTATTTCCTATTGTATCCTACATGGCTGTGCTGGTAGCGGCAGCTTCACCGTTGCTTTTGTTTAGCGCCGCCCCCCGCTCCGCCTCAGGGCCCCGCGCGCAGTGTTGGCGGGAGAGGCGCGCACATGCGCGGGAGGGCGGCGGGTGCCGCCATTttgagggaggcggcggggggggctgcggtCGCCGCGGCGCAGCTggtgcctgccctgggctggcGGCGATGCTGAGGGCGAGCAGCGGGGCGGACGCATGGAGGCGGGCGGACGCCTCAGAGTCCTATACGGGCCGCAGCTCCTCCACGGTGGGGTTGGGCGGCCGGGCGGAGCAGACGCCCCGCTATACCCTTGGGCTGCTGCAGACGCCGCGCAGCACGGCCGACAGCACCGGCGACTTCTCCAGCGGCGGGGCGAGGCCGGGTAGCTCCAGCGGGGAAGGGCTCGCTCCCAGCCGGGCTGCCGGTGGTAGCAGGGCGCAGCCGCCGGTTTCCGGAAGAGGAG aaTCATATTTTGGGGACAGAAGTTCTTGTGTAGAGAATGCTAGCACATTGAATGTCACGAGCTCTTCTGTGCAAGGCCTGAATAGCACATGTGTAGGAAAAACACCTGTCTCTTGTGGTAGATCTGTTTGCAGAAGCCATACCCCTCTTATGGGGTATTCAG TTACATCCTCATCTGCAGTCTCTTCTCATACTGTTGCGTCGGTTATTGTAGCCGTAGTAGAAGGAAGAGGCCTTGCCAGAGGTGAAGTAGGAATGGCCAGTATTGACTTAAAAAATCCTGAGGTGATTTTATCACAATTTGCAGACAATACAACTTATGCCAAG GTTATTACTAAACTCAAGATTTTAACACCACTAGAAATAATAATGTCAAACACTGCTTGTGATGCAGGCAACACAACGAAATTGTTCAGTCTGATAACGGAACATTTCAAG AATGTGACTTTTACAACTGTccaaagaaaatacttcaatGAAACCAAGGGTTTGGAATACATAGAACAATTGTGTGCGTCTGAATTCAGCACAATTTTCATGGAGGTTCAGTCAAA GTATTACTGtcttgcagctgctgcagctttgcTAAAATATGTGGAATTTATTCAAAATTCAGTTTATGCTCCTAAATCACTCAAGGTGCGTTTCCAGGGGAGTGAGAAAACAGCTATGATAGATTCATCATCAGCGCAAAATCTTGAACTAGTAATTAATAACAGAGATTCTCG gaatGGCCACACGCTTTTTGGTGTCCTAAATTACACTAAAACTCCAGGTGGAAGTCGAAGACTTAGATCCAATATCCTGGAGCCACTAGTTGATGCTGAAACAATTAATACAAGACTGGACTGTGTTCAGGAATTACTCCAGGATGAGGAGCTCTTTTTTGGTCTTCAATCAG ttaTCTCAAAATTCCTGGATACAGAACAACTACTTTCAGTTTTGGTACAAATTCCAAAGCAGGATACA GTTAAAACTGCTGAAtcaaaaataactaatttaatCTACCTGAAGCATACTCTAGAACTTGTGGAGCCTCTAAAA GCTGCTTTAAGTAGCTGTAACACACCGCTGCTAAAGGCTTATTACAATTCTCTTGAAGATACAAG ATTTGGAATAATACTTGAAAAGATTACAACTGTAATTAATGATGATACAAGGTACACAAAAGGATGTCTGAGTATGAGGACCCAGAAATGCTATGCTGTTAAGCCTAACATCAATGAATTCCTTGACATAGCTCGTAGAACATACACAGAAATTGTTGATGACATAGCAG GTATGATAACACAGCTCGCAGAAAAGTACAACCTACCAATGAAAACAAGTTTCAGCTCTGCCCGTGGATTTTTTATCCAGATGAATGCTGATTGTGCAACATTACCCAATGGCCAACTTCCTTCAGAATTTACAAAG ATCactaaaatgaaaaacacatataGCTTCACTTCAGCAGacttaataaaaatgaatgagaGATGTCAGGAGTCTCTGAGAGAAATATATCACATGACCTACTT AGTAGTGTGTAAACTACTGAACGAGATCTATGAACACATCCATTGCCTGTACAAGCTGTCTGACATTGTGTCAATGCTGGATATGCTGCTTTCGTTTGCCCATGCCTGCACTCTTTCTGATTATG TTCGTCCAGAATTTACGGATACTTTAGCGATCAAGCAGGGATGGCATCCCATTCTTGAAAAGATAGCTGTGGAAAAACCTGTGTCTAACAACACGTATCTGACAGGGGGTAACAATTTTGTCATTATTACAGGACCAAATATGAGTGGAAAGTCAACATATCTAAAACAGATAGCTCTCTGTCAAATTATGGCACAGATTG GTTCTTATGTCCCAGCAGAGTATTGTTCTTTTCGAATTGCAGAGCAAATTTTTACCAGAATAGGTATGGATGATGATATAGAAACAAATGCATCAACATTcatgaaggaaatgaaagag aTAACATACATCATACAAAATGCTAATGACAAATCACTCATCATAATTGATGAACTGGGTAGAGGTACCAGTGCTGAAGAAGGTATTGGCATTTGTTACGCTGCTTGTGAATATCTGTTGAATTTAAAG GCATTTACATTGTTTGCTACACATTTCCTGGAATTGTGTCATATAGATGCTTTGTATCCCAATGTGGAAAATCACCATTTTGAAGTGCAACATGTGAGAAGCAGTGCTGGAAATAAGGAGAAAATTGCTTACACTTACACACTCTCTAGAGGATATACAGAGGAAAAGAACTACG CACAGGCAGAAGAGTACTCCTGA